One region of Carassius auratus strain Wakin unplaced genomic scaffold, ASM336829v1 scaf_tig00215804, whole genome shotgun sequence genomic DNA includes:
- the LOC113095823 gene encoding density-regulated protein-like, which translates to FFSFIGGRGQIKQKKKTVPQKVTIAKIPRAKKKYVTRVCGLATFDIELKEAQRFFAQKFSCGASVTAEDEIIIQGDFTDDIIDVIQEKWPEVDDDSIDDLGEVKK; encoded by the exons tttttctccTTTATAGGTGGAAGAGGtcaaattaaacagaaaaagaaGACCGTCCCGCAAAAAGTCACAATAGCAAAAATCCCACGAGCTAAAAAGAAATACGTCACAAGGGTGTGTGGCCTGGCCACCTTCG ACATTGAGCTTAAAGAGGCTCAGAGGTTCTTTGCTCAGAAATTCTCCTGCGGTGCCTCAGTGACAGCAGAAGACGAAATCATCATTCAGGGAGACTTTACAGACGACATCATCGACGTCATCCAGGAAAAATGGCCTGAG GTGGACGACGACAGCATTGACGATCTTGGAGAGGTCAAAAAGTGA
- the LOC113095824 gene encoding hydroxycarboxylic acid receptor 1-like gives MCGTYETPILDHYLPMMFSEFLLGLIGNILALSMFFFHRDTWEPNSVYLAHLALANSLALLCLPFRADYYHRGKDWVYRDAFCHILLSYSFLTAVAVDRYLKIIHPLHRMGLCYALWFSWPLCSHHSHDCLPPNR, from the coding sequence ATGTGCGGCACTTACGAAACGCCCATACTAGACCATTACCTCCCCATGATGTTCTCAGAGTTCCTATTGGGCCTTATCGGGAACATTCTCGCCCTCTCAATGTTCTTCTTCCACAGGGACACCTGGGAGCCCAATTCTGTTTATCTTGCCCATCTAGCTCTGGCGAACTCATTGGCCCTTCTCTGCCTTCCTTTCAGGGCCGACTACTACCACAGGGGCAAGGACTGGGTCTACAGAGACGCTTTCTGTCATATTTTGCTCTCGTATTCCTTCCTCACTGCTGTTGCCGTGGACCGATACCTGAAGATCATCCACCCTCTCCACCGAATGGGTCTGTGCTATGCCCTGTGGTTCTCATGGCCTTTGTGTTCTCATCACAGCCATGACTGTCTACCTCCTAACAGATGA